TTTACAAGAGAATTTCTCATGATTTTGAAGGTAGCAGCTTTCTTGCTAATGTTAGAGAGGTGTGCTCTACGGATGGTATAGCTCATCTACAAAAGCAGCTTCTTTCTGAAATCTTAGGGGAAAATAACATACAAATTTGGAATGCTTATAATGGAATCACTAGGATAAGTAGGTGTTTGTGTAATAAAAAGGTTCTTCTCATACTCGATGATGTGGATCAATTAGACCAACTGGAAAAGTTGGTCAAACAAAAAGAGTGGTTTGGTTTCGGGAGTAGAGTCATCGTTACAACTAGAGATGAACGTTTGTTAGTTGAACATGGTATAGAGATGGTATATGAGGTTAAGCCATTAACCcaagatgaagctctttttcTCTTTAGTCGGAAAGCCTTTAAAGATGATGAGTTGGAAGAAGATTTTTTAGAACTGTCGAAATGTTTCATCAGTTATGCAAGCGGTCTTCCATTAGCTCTTAAAACTTTAGGGTCTTTTTTGTACAAAAGAGGTCGAGATGAATGGAAGAGTGCACTACAAAAACTGAAGCAAGCTCCTAATAGAaaaatttttgaaacattgaaattAAGTTATGATGGACTAGATGAGTTTGAGAAGAGAATCTTCCTTGACATTGCATGTTTCCATAAGTTTTGTGAAAAGGAGCGAGTAATTGAAAGCCTACAAAAGTGTGGCTTTGTTGGCGCTTGCATTGTGATCGAAGTTCTTATTGAGAAATCTCTCTTAAGTATTTCAGACTCTTACGTGTATATGCATGATTTGATACAAGAAATGGCATGGGAGATTGTTCGACGAGAGTCTTATGATGAGCCAGGTGGTCGTAGTCGGTTGTGGCTTCCTAATGATATCTGGCATGTGCTTGCAAAGAATACGGTAAGAATttgcatgaaaatgaaaataCCAAAGTTTGGATAGGACACTATAATACTATTTAACATGGTAAGAGACTTGATTACGAAATTAACTATTCCTTTAATCTTATTTATCAGGGATCAGAAGCAATTGAAGGCATAGTCTTACGtttgagtgaatttgaagtGGCAGACTGGAATCCTGAAGCATTCACTAAGATGTGTAAGCTGAGGTTGCTCGACATTCATAATGTGAGGCTTTCTAAGGGCCCAAAGCATCTTCCGAATGCTTTAAGAGTTCTCAAATGGAGCTGGTATCCCTCTAAATGTCTACCACCAATTTTTCAACCGGATGAACTTAGAGAACTTAGTCTGCAGCATAGCAAAATCGATCACCTTTGGAATGGAATAAAGGTAGATGATTGCacaattgatttttaatttgtcGATTACAATAATTGTAGTGTCTGAACATGAACTATTGTAACATTTCTATTTTGTACAGCGCTTGGGCAAGTTGAAGTCTATCGATCTTAGTTACTCACACAACTTGACAAGGACCCCAGATTTCACAGATATTCAAAATCTCGAGGAGCTGGTGCTTGAAGGTTGTACAAATTTAGTTGAGATTCATTCATCCATTGCGTTTCTCAAAGGGCTTAGACTTCTAAATCTTAAAGACTGTAAAAGTATTAAGTGTCTCCCAGACAAGGTAGAAATGGAATCTCTTGAAGTATTTGATATTTCTGGCTGCTCAAAAGTGAAAAAGATTCCAGACTTTGTTGGagaaatgaaaaatttctctaagCTTTCTTTAAGCCGAACTGATGTTCAGGAAATACCTTCCTCAGTTATACGTCGGAGTTTGGAGCGGATTGATTTAAGTGGAATTGCTTTGAGAGAGACGGAATCCTCCCTGGTTTCAGTGAAAAATTTTGAACTATCAAATTTTCTTGGATGTAATGCACCACCAGCTAGATCATTGCGTTCCTTCTTCACTTTTGGCGAATTTCCAACAAAGACTTCACAGCCTGTGAGTCTGGTCTTAGATTCGCTGAAAGATTTATGCTTTCTGAAGGATTTAAATATGAAGAACTGCAATCTTTGTGAAGGAGCAATTCCCGAGGAGATTGGTTTCTTGTCTTCTTTAGAAACTCTAGATCTTAGCGGAAACCATTTGGTTAGCCTTCCTGCAAGCATCAGTGGGCTTTCTAAGCTGAAGTACTTAAATCTGGAGAATTGCAATCTTATTGAAGGAGCAATTCCCGATGATATTGGTTCCTTGTCCTCTTTACAAGGACTAAATCTTAGCGGAAACCATATTGTTAGCCTTCCTGCAAGCATCAGTGGGCTTTCTAAGCTGGAGGATTTAAATCTAAAGGACTGCAATCTTTGTGAAGGAGCAATTCCCGATGATTTTGGTTTCTTGTCCTCTTTAGCATTACTAACTCTTAGCGGAAACCATTTTGTTAGCCTTCCTGCAAGCATCAGTGGGCTTTCTAAGCTGGAGTTTTTTGAATTGCGAAATTGTAAAAGGCTTCAACAACTGCCAGCCATTCCATTAAACAGCGAATTATATATGGACACGGAGAATTGTACTTCCTTAAAAATGCTCCCATATTTACCACATGCTTGCAGAGTAAGCAGGTTTTGGTTGACTTCTGTCAATTGCTTCAGTTTGGCTGGAAATCAAGGTTGCAATGCCACACTATATTCAGCACTAAAGAGATTCCTTCAGGTATTTCTCTTTCTCCCATCATCCCTCGTCTCCTTAGTTTTTTACATTTATTTACGTTGTTCCTTTGTGCAGGAGCTCCCTCATTTTCTGCAAATGTTCAATATACTAATTCCCGGAAGTGAAATTCCTGACTGGTTCAATAACCAAAGTGTAGGAGATTCGGTGATTGAAAAACTACCTCCGCTCTCATGCAATAGCAAGGAGATGGGATTTGCTTTATGCGCTCTATTTGTAGCTGGTCAAAATATTTCAGCTTCCACTAGCGGACTAGATTCGCTACTAAGTGGTACTCATGGAATTTTCTGTCGTTACAGTTTTGGTTCAAACAACACCTTTCCAGACAGCGGTCGGACTATTGCGAGTTCGCTTGGTGAGGCAGCGTCAGATCACCTTTGGTTGGTCGGTCTATCTAGGAAATTCCTTTTGGAAGTAACCAGTCGTAGGGAGAAATTGTGTGATCAGATTCAGTTTCGTTTCGAAACAGTAAATGATTTCGGAAGCAAGACATGCTTGAAGGTGAAGAAGTGCGGAGTCTGTCCGGTGTATGAACAAGATACAGAAGAGGAGATCAACTGAACGAAGAAACAGTTCCAACAGAAGCATTTCATTGTGAGGATATTACCAATTGTGATTTTGACCAATAAAAAACTGTACGAGACGTGATTAAGCGAAGACGTGAACAATACGGTAATGAAGCAGGACCCAGTGAAAGTGGAAGTTCCTCCAAAGACCAAGTTGAAGAGGCATAGTTTGGCGAAAGAATGGTCGGAGTAAGTTGACTTTCATGTGTAATTAGGAGGACTATGTTTCCCGTTTAAGTCTATAATTAGGGTAAATATTATTGCATATTTTTACCTAGTTAATCAagtctgatatatatatatatatatatacttggtgAGAACAATAGCATCAGACAATTAAAATCCCAAATGAGGGCAGAGATCCTAGTATTTCCGCTTTGTCTATTCCTTTcagaaaaaaattatgaaccCCTCACGGAGAATGTGTTGCCCCTCCATGTTGCCATCACCGATTCCACCCTAACCGATGTTATACCTACTATTCAcagtgaagcaaaatcaattcatggtactcaacaaaagcttcaactccaaaatttcacctacaaagcttcaactccaaagcttcgcctacaaaagcttcaacacaaaagcttcacctacaaagcttcaactccaaagcttcacctacaaagcttcaacacaaaagcttcacccacaatagcttcacctataaaagtttcaccaacaaaagcttcaccacaaaagcttcaccaacaaaagcttgacccaccacaaaagcttcatctacaaaagcttcacactatcttgatcaattcatggtacccaacaaagcttcaacctcaaagcttcacctataaagtttaatatatatatatatattttttttttttttcggaaattctaaaatttaaaaattcaaaaattcgaaaatttaaaaattcaataaaaaaaaaccaaaaattaaaaaaaaaaaaaaaaattgcctaggcctcctcttatttgggcctaacaacttttataacaaatatatatgaaggaggagtttttgGCTACTAACAAaacacctccttcgtcaactccctcgaccgaagacttgggggactcctaccatatgctactgcaccttgatacttggaagtctcatgactacttagtgacttggattttttcaagtctccaaccgagaagttttcctcactcgggaaattaagggagcactacctcaacctacatgcttcactcacaaagcttcaacaaaaggaaaaattcaaagaacttagtgaagaatgccttggtgtatttaacacaatacgttaaaatgaagcaaagtttgtttattgatatctccgataagttacaaatatgtacatatacatgaatcaaaataaacaaacaagagggagccttcacaacggttgctcatgagaagtctcagcagtcggcagagcactcaaaagatgaggcaccagagggtgattatttggagcctcagtactaggcagaaccccagaaggaggaggcaccgaaggttgatcatttggagcttcattacgcggtacagccctagaagacgaaagcaataaatgcctttggaacaaacccacaaacctctgatgatcaagtaaaatgtcgaacttcctcttcatatttgtagcgtagtcatgtgcgagcatgtgcaactatttattcttatgcttgagccctctgatctcctgtttgagacttatcacttcaaccgccaatgattcaacctggcgagttcgagcaaataggcgttgggccatattagacacagaacctgcacattgaacactgagagccagagaatccttaacagccaactcatcagaccatttggaaagtagtctgttatctttgggagtgagaaggttcctggccaccaccgcagcgatcatattattcttcatcacagagtccccaacggtaagatgaccagtaggggataaaaaGGATatgcaccatatgttgtctggagaaggcatggctgcctcttcaccaaagttcaagtcaaaacgacggtcggataggccagacattctcagaaatgatgaaggagaaatgaggtgcaataaatctctgaagtaaagggaaaattcctacaagcaataactctctgaatgtacttcttgcacacaattggtgcccttataaaagaaatggcaacagagccgttggttcaaaaatcgaaaaggcaccactctcaGGAttccaaagaggcaccactttccacacgcaatatcagctcctcgggtaccacggataactttgccaaagatctctgacaaagtttagacacataaattttgaaggtccagctaccctactattacccacaagggtaaaggaacagcaccactgcttgataactagaaagtctcaatgtatgtcaacctccgtgcttcgtggcaaggcagactggcacaaatgcccaacctttactcacattcgagaaaacactcccaacaagattgcttggtaaaaaaatcgaagaggcaccagtctccgaatctcgagagccaaactcccaacaggattactttctcaaaaatcgaagagacattgctttccgaatctcaagagtcagactcccaacaggattgctttctcaaaaattgaagagacaccactctccgaatctcgagagtcagactcccaacaggattacgtgctcaaaaatcgaagaggcaccaccctccgaatctcgagaaccaaactcccaacaggattactttctcaaaaatcgaagagacactgctatccgaatctcaagagttagactcccaacaggtttgctttctcaaaaatcgaagaggcaccgctatccgaacatcgagagccagatttccttggataaagcttgtctgcaatcttcacatgcaacatcagctttccagataccacagaccactttttcaaagtgctctgacaaagttaaaacacgtgaagcttgcagctcccactacattgctatgaccaagaagggtaaaggaatagcactactacttgttattagggagactcctatatatgttaacctccatcctccacagccagccagacctgcaaataaaaaaaaatgctcaacttttcttcacatccgagagggcactctcagcagagtctctcgaaatactcagcttcttttcctcccgataacacctctgcaaacaagccacaccagagcaagagtatctcatattatcagggttaaaagcaagagtatcccatatcatgctttttccctgtcttttcttttggccttattcttacctgtaaaacaaggagaaaaagagcaatcagtcagcacttggaattaagcttccagtcaggaactgactgcctggaatcccttgcctgattacttacctggcattgctctcgagtactcatcttcaacatcttatgcttccagagaagataccacatctgcctgaggaacagatagggcaagtgagaaggatacaaggaagcatgtggagacaagcgtaacataacacgtgccgatacatccacttatttgtcaacagcaaaagtatctcatatcatcagggtcgaacgtactctagatttgatgaacttgttttgaccctcaaattcttgagtcggccttataccctggaggaaaccagaaaaccctccagcccagttcaagaataagcctgtggaaagttacttcttcaaaagaaaaaatatctcatatcatgtctTTTCCATTTGCTTAtgcttatccttgttgctgtttacgacacaaggagaaggagaacaatcaaccagaagccgaagtcgaaccttcgatccaggttgcttacttggaagtctgattgcttaccttgtctgttacctcattcggcaaatctcctagctcgacgacttggtggactcctactatagggtttgtatcgcacttgaccaagcccgaaactacaagtaagcttcaagtgaaattaatacattaccttgtgcatcttcatcggttaaagataccacccctggatggaggaaaagtatttccagagaagatgccacatctacatatgagaaagataaggaaagtgaaaatgataccacacttcggtacttagaagtttcgtgattactcaatggcttggatcttgcaagtccccaaccgatgagcttccctcactcgggaacttaggggagcactatctataccatacttgaccaatcccaaaactactgagcaccggtcaacgttataccgtcaaggacccaaaagagtttccctccaaccaggaggccaattcgacatcaaaagccaatcatagcgcgacacgtgtcaacattagaagccaatcacaacacgacacgtgtcaatgtcagaatgaaactagaaactctcttctataaatagagatcattctctcacaatatttcctaatgtcatttgtactaaatcattcactagtactcacaaaatgagagcttgaacctatgtacttgtgtaaacccttcacaattaatgagaactcctctactccgtggacgtagccaatctgggtgaaccacgtacatcttgtgtttgctgccctgtctctatccatttacatacttatccacactagtgaccggagcaatctagcgaaggtcacaaacttaacactttctgttgtaccaaagtcctcgctgattttgtgcatcaatattaTGAAATCATTTTTGTTGTGGTTTTGTATGATTCCCTTTGTATATATGAATTACCAAGTTTACTTGATGAGAATGAAATTGCCGTAACTCTttcctaaattattttttaagtagTTGATCGTATAAGCTTAATGCTTGGGTGCATTGCTTTCGTTGCATTTGAGTTTACCCTTTAGTAGTGTATTATTACACAGTTTAATTTCGGATAATTTCATACTGTAAACAAAACGCTTGTGCTTTTCAAATTCCATATAATCTGACTTTTTTGGCTTTGCTCAAGTGAAAATACCTTGGGTGCATTGCTGCATTACAAAGTCTTTACTATTTGATATTGGTCTTGCAATGCCAAAGACCAGATACGATTTGTTATCGCTATCAGCATTTGTGAGAGAACTTTCTATTATATTAATGACTACAATTGTATTTGCATTAGAAAGTGGTAGATTTATAAAATAGATCGCTCATTGTAGATTTGCTTTTCGTGTTATCCATTGAGAGTAAAGTACATGTTACACATCTTTCAAGTGAAAAGTTCTGGAAAGTTGATCCACATTTTCATAGATTGGTACGGACACCAATAGAAAGTGGATGGGCTACGGGAAAGGAAAGAGGCAGATTTTGTGTTTATGGCTTGGGACATAGGCAAGCAGAGAATTGTGGttagttttaggtttgatttgtttatgttctttttttcttttttatttagtttcttTAAGTTTTTTGTACACTGTATTGTATACAGAGTTTCAATAAATGAAACTGAGACTTTTATTTGGGTATGTGTGAAGGAGTTCGCTTTTGATTTCTGAGACATGCTTTGGCTAATCCCTTTCTCGATACAATTGGTACCAAATCCCTATTCAAGTGAGCATGTTTTGCTAGGGTGTAGTATTTGTGAGATGGGGAAATACAATAGTAGGGTTGTTGGCAAACATGTTGGAACTTTCTTACCATCTGAAAGCATATGAATACTTAACTTTTTCATAAGGAGTTGTGGGATCATTGGAAGCAGATTTTTTGTAACATACTGGAATGAGATGGAGTGCATGCGTTTATCAGGTGTTTATAATGCTGTTTGGTGGTTACTTCTTTCACCTGTTTGAAATTTTGTGTTGAGGTTCCTCGCTAGAGTTGAGTGGCAATAGTTCAGTCTTTGTGGGTCATGTGGTCCGACTTATTTTAAGTTAGGTGTgttgaacaacaaaaatatacaacataaaaaaaaatagagtccATACAAATTGGGTCAGACTACAAGCCAAAACAAAGATGTAAACCAGCCCAAAAAGTTAAGAATGGGCCTTACATACAAAACAAGATCcagaaataaacaaataaaaaaaataaatatgaatttctTCCTACAAAAGGGGGAAGAAAAAACGTGCAACACAGAAACCTCCTATCTCTCTGCAAAACgtgaaaaaaaactgcactAGTCGTGGGAGAGGTTAAGTAAAAGTGGCAGGAGTTCATGGCCTCCAAATTTCCCCACGTAACAAATCCTAGAGCTTTCCTAggatgcctataaataggcatcaCCTGCAGCAAGAGGGGgagacaaaaaaaaaggggggaaaCTCTGCAGAAAATAAGAAGcaacttttagagaaaataccaaaagcAACAAGGTGATGCTAGGAAAGAGAGCAAGCTATTCAACCATTTTGTGCTTTTGAATCAAGATCCAAAAGAAGAACATTCATCACCAGGTATGAAGCAAGTTCTTTTAAAATTATTCTTTTTCTCTAGTTTGATGTTATGTtgcaagaagaacaaaaaaattgcGGCagcaaacacaaaaataaaaagctgCAATGAATGAGGAAAGGGAAACAAGCAAGAGCATATAAGACCTTTGCCTCTTTGTTTGGCGTTCTTCACCAATTAAATGGAGTTGGAGACTCTAAATATCCACCGACTCCCCAGCTGCAGCAGAGATAATCTCTAAgaatcccatgaatttcttcgggGTGGCCTAGAGCACCCCGTGAAATTTTAACCAAAGTTTAAATAGTCTACTCCTTCGCCAGATTGTCAAGTGCAATTTCAAAGCTCTAAGCTTAAGTTCCCGAGAAATAAGACAGCAAGGAGTCAACATATACAAAGATGCAACtcaagaaagagaaaagaaattattctatttggtgtttttgtttttgctacCCACGGGTACAAAACATGGAGGATGGCTTTGGCTAAAAACTCTACTAAAACCATTGGGGATAAAGAGtccaaggaaaaggaaaagtcGGAAAAGAGGATGTCTCCCTTTATATTTATAAAGCTCCAGCAAAGTTGATGATGTTTGTTCAAGTGTTTCCAAGGTGGACCAAAGTTAAAGCATGGGACTTcaccaaaagaaaaagcatGGGACAAGTGGCTGTTGTGTTTGGAAAAATGGTGCAGCTATATTTAGGGAAGCATGCCATGTAAAACACTCCGAACACCAAACTATATTTTCTCATGGGTACTGACATTAGCTATACTCAAAGGTAGCTGTCATGTTTGAAAAAAGGAGCAGCTAGGTTGGAAGAAACATGCCGTGTAAAACACTTCAAATATCAAACTATATTTACTCATGGATACTGAGGAAAAAATGTTATGGATGACTAATGTTGATAAGAAAGAAAAGCAAGCAGACTACCATGAGCATGGCTATTTTAAAACCACTCACATGACATTCAAATGGAAAAGCATCGAAGGCAACAcacaaatagaaaaaaaaaaaaaaaagaaatgggtGCGTTACTACAAATTTCAGGGGGGGTGGTAATTCCCACCTTTGGAGCCATGAATCAACAATTGTCTTCAGCAAACTCGGTACTGCAAATAGTGTGTCCAACAACCAAGCCTGCGACGACTGCACAAAAAAATTTATCACGGTTCAGAGCAGCTTCAACCCACACCAAATCAAGTacagaaaatagaaaacaaaaaaaaaatggaatgacCTGCTGGTTATTTTCTCCTTTTCGCTCTGAATTTTCAATACACAAGAGAAGCATAAGCAAGatggtacaacaaaaagaaaagaaagcccGTGGCCTGTATAAATAGGTCTCTATGGTTTAAAGGGAAAAGAAGATAAATTAGAACAAATCAAAAGAGTTTGAATTCCGCCAACCTTACCCATTCTTACTCTGAAATCCACGGATAcccaatccaaatagaagtttgaAATGCAACGAAGTCCACAGAAGTCCAAATATAGCGGAATAGTCGCTTGCTTCTAGAGGAAAACCACCAGATTTCAAAGCCAAGGGAAAGAGGATCGTTGAAGCCATCTTACTGGGGGGATGAGGATGCTAAATCCTCAAAATCATCAAGGAGAGGCACGGCAGGCATAGAAAatcaaagcataaaaaaaaaggataaaagcAAGggacctaaaacttaaaaaggCATGCCAAGGGAAAGAGGATCGTTGAAGCCATCTTACTGGGGGATGAGGATGCTAAATCCTCAAAATTATCAAGGAGAGGCACAGCAGGCACAGAAAatcaaagcataaaaaaaaaaaaaaggataaaagcAGGGGAACTAAATCCTAAAAAGGCATTTATaaaaaatggtactttaccGCTTGCTTTTATTAAATAAAGCAAAGACTTGCTTTGCTACTATACTGCCCAGTTTGTGTCAGGCATGAGCACAAGATAGAATGAGTTTCAAGACAAAGTAAATGAAGGCAAATACAAGAAAGAAAGGTTGCTCATCACGTGGGAAGTATGGTCTCACCCTAAATGCACTAAGCTTTGATTATTAAAGGAAAAGACGTGGGTCATACTTGGTAAAAATCATCAATTCGTTTTGCCAGTCATCATCTTTTGGGCACCTTTCTTTTGCCAAAATCTGAAcacaaaaccaaatcaaatatttaatgaacTATGCCGGTTTGATTCTATTAAAgatacgtaggcaatctaataTCAAGTTATAGACGCAACCGTGAAACCGAAACGAATCCttggtttatataaactaaattcactcctaccatcaaataccaaaatggcacgaagccgaaGAAAAGTTTCAAAGGGCACGAAGCTGTATCAAAGtctcaaatggcacgaagccatatcaaattttcaaatgctcctcgcccgcatgagctaaaactgcacaaggcatcaaatccaAATAAGTACCAAATTCgtgaactacgagtgacttgatccttcaagagggtacgtaggcaatctaggatTCGACCTAGATGcaatcacaaaatcaaacaaacaccaaagtcctcaaattacattttattcaaattagaatcaaagggtattcctttcccaaaagaagggttgtaattaataggcacatagcctagaatgggtcgaactcgaattaataaaaccctctttggAAAATtgaacgagggtgaaattgtgtcgagcgaattatttgtttacatattatgtacaatttttgctcaacaaaGTGCTCAAAGCTCAAAAGTC
This genomic interval from Malus domestica chromosome 05, GDT2T_hap1 contains the following:
- the LOC103402223 gene encoding disease resistance protein RUN1-like; translation: MARASAPVVFPWKYHVFLSIRGEDTRRGFTDHLYKQLEARGIKTFRDEPELERGKDINPELLRAIDQSMSAIIVLSTNFASSSWCLRELTHIVRCMEEKKRIFPIFYGVDPSDVRHQRGSFGEAFAEHEVNYRQHMEEVNEWRKSLKRVANLAGWNSKHYRYDTELIQGIVNTLWEKVHPTLSMLDSSERFVGIDSKLEEIDLLLDTNANDVRFIGIWGMGGVGKTTLANLVYKRISHDFEGSSFLANVREVCSTDGIAHLQKQLLSEILGENNIQIWNAYNGITRISRCLCNKKVLLILDDVDQLDQLEKLVKQKEWFGFGSRVIVTTRDERLLVEHGIEMVYEVKPLTQDEALFLFSRKAFKDDELEEDFLELSKCFISYASGLPLALKTLGSFLYKRGRDEWKSALQKLKQAPNRKIFETLKLSYDGLDEFEKRIFLDIACFHKFCEKERVIESLQKCGFVGACIVIEVLIEKSLLSISDSYVYMHDLIQEMAWEIVRRESYDEPGGRSRLWLPNDIWHVLAKNTGSEAIEGIVLRLSEFEVADWNPEAFTKMCKLRLLDIHNVRLSKGPKHLPNALRVLKWSWYPSKCLPPIFQPDELRELSLQHSKIDHLWNGIKRLGKLKSIDLSYSHNLTRTPDFTDIQNLEELVLEGCTNLVEIHSSIAFLKGLRLLNLKDCKSIKCLPDKVEMESLEVFDISGCSKVKKIPDFVGEMKNFSKLSLSRTDVQEIPSSVIRRSLERIDLSGIALRETESSLVSVKNFELSNFLGCNAPPARSLRSFFTFGEFPTKTSQPVSLVLDSLKDLCFLKDLNMKNCNLCEGAIPEEIGFLSSLETLDLSGNHLVSLPASISGLSKLKYLNLENCNLIEGAIPDDIGSLSSLQGLNLSGNHIVSLPASISGLSKLEDLNLKDCNLCEGAIPDDFGFLSSLALLTLSGNHFVSLPASISGLSKLEFFELRNCKRLQQLPAIPLNSELYMDTENCTSLKMLPYLPHACRVSRFWLTSVNCFSLAGNQGCNATLYSALKRFLQELPHFLQMFNILIPGSEIPDWFNNQSVGDSVIEKLPPLSCNSKEMGFALCALFVAGQNISASTSGLDSLLSGTHGIFCRYSFGSNNTFPDSGRTIASSLGEAASDHLWLVGLSRKFLLEVTSRREKLCDQIQFRFETVNDFGSKTCLKVKKCGVCPVYEQDTEEEIN